The genome window ACGTGCGCTGTGACGGGTTCATCAAAGGTGGAAGCCACCACCTCGGCATCCACAGAACGGTCCATGTCCGTCACTTCCTCGGGGCGTTCGCCGATGAGTGCAATGATTAGATGCACATCAGGATATTTGGTTGAAATGGAATTTGCAATCTGTTTGAGAATGGTGGTCTTACCCGCCTTGGGAGGAGAAACGATCAACCCGCGCTGTCCGCGTCCAATGGGAGCGATCAGGTTAATCAGGCGCGGGGCAAGTGTATCGTGGTCTGTTTCCAGGTCAAAGCGAACCTCCGGGAAAATGGGGGTCAGGTTTTCAAAGACAACCCTGCGCAAGCCTGGCTCCGGTTCCAGCCCATTAATGGATTCCACTTTAAGCAATCCAAAATGTCTTTCGCTTTCGCGGGGCGGGCGTACCTGCCCAATGACGAGGTCGCCGGCGCGCAGGTCGTATTTTCGTAACTGCGCCTGTGACACATATACATCCTGATCACTGATGCGGTAATTCGTTGCCCGCAGAAAGCCAATGCCTTCGCTCATGATTTCGAGAATGCCGCCGCGCAGTTCAATGCCCTCCTTTTGCGCCTCCGCCTCGCGGATCGTCATTGCCAGGGCTTCCTTCTTCATGCGATTGTAATTTGGAATATTGAGGCTTTTCGCCATGCCGCGCAGTTTCGACAGCGGTTCGTTCTCAAGTTCAAGTATTTTCATGTTATGTTCTCTTGGTGGGGAATTGGGATGGAATGCAAAACTAACCAGCCCCCTTCGGCGGGCCGGCGATTTTCCTTATGATGTCGGTGAAATTGGGAGTTCGCTCAAGGTTCTCGTTAGATTATCTGCGCAGGCAAAGACTAACCTGCGATTCCTCACATACTCAAATTTACAAAATATCAGGGGAATTGACAGTATTATAGCACGCACGTGTGCCTGACGCAAGGCGCTTGATCATCAAATTCCATTGTCCAGTATACGATTCTGCAAATCCGACAAACGGCGGTACAGCCCATCCCTGTTTTTTAGTTCGATATGTGTGCCGCGCTCCACGATACTGCCATGGTTCATGACAAGGATATCATCCACGTTTTCAAGTCCGATTAACCGGTGCGTTATAAGCAGCGATGTCTTATGTTTCATCACATCAAATAAAGTATCAAGCACCTGCTTCTCGGTCAGCGGGTCGAGGTTGGCGGTAGGTTCGTCGAGGATCAAAATTGGCGCATCTTTTATCAATGCGCGGGCGATGGCAAGGCGCTGGCGTTCTCCGCCTGACAAACGCAGGCCTTGTTCCCCGATCATCGTGTCGTAACCTTTTGGCAGACCCATAATGAAGTTATGAATTTGTGCGGATTTGCACGCTACTTCCACTTCTTCACGTGTGACCTTTTTGCGGGCGAAACGCAAATTCTCATAGATGGATGTGTTGAAGAAATAGGTATTCTGGGAGACGTACCCGCATCTTGCCCTGACTTCATCCTGATTCAGCGCTTTGAGCGACTCTCCGCCCAAGCGGATATCTCCGACTTCGTACTCCCAGAATCGCAGCAGGAGATTGGCAATGGTACTCTTCCCCGCTCCGCTCGGACCGACGATGGCAACTGACGTCGAAGGTCTAAGGTCAAAAGTCAGGTTGTGCAGAGCGGGTGCCGTTTGGGTGGGGTAGTTGAAGGTGAGGTTCGAGAATTCGATATTCGATAGTCGGTTATCGAGTTTCGAATTTCGAATATCGTCTTTTATTTCGGGCTCTGTATCCACCACTTCAAATAGACGTTTTGCCGCTTCGCGGGAGGAATTCCACATTTGGGCGGCGAGCGGCAGCGGAATGACGGCTTCAAAGGAAGCAAGAGTCAGCAAGGTCAATGAGGCAAGCATGGGACCGGGGAGATTCCCGTTGATGATCTGCGGAATGGTCAGGAAGAGTACCGCCCATATGCCGAGGTTGGTGAGCAAAGTCCCCAGAGCGGAGTGGATGCCTGTCACATGCGCCATGCGGCGTTGGGCGTCCCCGTAGTCGTTTCCGTTCGATGCAATTTGCTTGAGGCGTTCGTCGGCGCGACCATAGGCGATCAGGTCTGCCATGCCTTGAATGCCGTCCACAAGGCAGGTTTGCAAGTCGGCGCGCAGGGAGATGGTCTGTTCGGCGGATGTGCGGCTGGTCGTCTGCGCGAGGATCGGGAGGAACAAGCCGAGGCTGAGATAAAAGATCAGGAAGACAGGAGCAAGCAGTGGGTAGAAGGAAGCGAGAAAGATGGCAGTGAACGTCCCAACGACGATGGCGGTCAACGGGGGTGAAACGACGCGGACGTAGAAATTTTCCAGCGTTTCCACATCACCGATGATGCGGGCAAGCAAGTCACCAGCGCGGAAGTTCATCAGGCGGGCGGGGGCGAGGGGCTCGAGTTTTTCGTAAAACCAGATGCGGAGTTTGGCGAGCAGGCGGAAGGTAACGTCGTGCGAGACGAGGCGTTCGAGGTAGCGGAAGACGGCGCGGGTGATGCCGAAGAAGCGCGTGCCGACGGTGGAGACGCCGAGGTCTGCGACGGAGGTGGCGATGGCGGCGGTGGAGATGAGCCATGCGGATGTGCCCATGAGCGCCACGCTCGCGCCAATGGTGATGGAACTCATCAAAACGGAGAGGGTGACCCGATGCCAATTGCCGCGCAGGAATTGGAGCAGGCGGGGAAGGATCGATTTTTGATTTACGATTTCAGATTGACGATTGACGATTTGGTCAAAGGTCGATGGTCGAAGGTCGGGTGTCTCGGATGGTTGGGTTTTGACTTGCGACTTGTGACTTGTGACTTGCGACTGTACCATAGCCGCATACATGCCGTTCTTTGTGATGAGTTCGCGATGCGTGCCTTGTTCGATGATTTTGCCTTCGTCGAGGACGATGATAGTATCGGCTTGGAAGATGGTGTTGAGGCGGTGGGCGATGGTGATGGTGGTGCGTCCCTGCATCAACTCACGGGTGGATTCTTCGAGCAGGGACTCAGTTTCTGGGTCGAGCGCGGAGGTTGGTTCGTCGAGAATCAGAATGGGTGCATCTTTGAGGAAGGCGCGGGCGAGGGCGAGGCGTTGGGCTTGTCCGCTGGAGAGGCGGGCGCCGTTTTCGCCGACGATGGTCTCGTATTTTTCGGGCAACGATTCGATGAACTCGTGCAAGCGCGCGGCTTTAGAGGCTTGGAGAACTTCTTCGTGCATCGCGTCCGCTTTGCCGAGGCGGATGTTTTCCGCGAGGGTGGTGTGGAAGAGGTGTGGTTTTTGTGGAATCCAGGCGATGGCATTCTGAAGGCGGAAGGCGGAAGGCAGAAGGCTCCCTTCGGTTGGGTGGATGAAGGCGAGCAATAACTGAACAAGGGTGGATTTGCCCGCGCCTGTTTTTCCGACGAGGGCGATATGTTGACCTTGCTTGATTTTCAGGTTGATATTTTGCAGGGCGGGGGTGTTTTCGTTAGGGTAGGTGAAGGAGATATTCGATAATTCGATATTTGGAGATTCGATATTCGATATTCGAGTATCGACGTTCGAGTATCTCATATCGGGTGTCGGGGTATCAAGTATTTCATAGATTCTTTTTGCCGCCGTTGTACCGTTCATCCCCGCATGGAATCTCACTCCGAGGGCGCGCAGAGGCATGTAGAACTCGGGGGCAAGGACGAGCAGGAAGAGCGCGGGGCGAAAATCCATGAAGCCGTAGAGCAGGCGAAAACCGATCTCAACGGCGACGAGGGCGGTGCTGATGGTGGCGAGCATTTCGAGCGCAAGCGCAGAGAGGAAGGTGATGCGCAGGACGCTCAGTGTCCTGTCGCGGTATTGTTCGGAGATCTTGGCTATGTTCTTCGCCTGTCCCTTCGATTGACCGAAGAGTTTGAGCGTGGTCAATCCTTGCAGGCTGTCGAGGAAGTGGGCGCTGAGCAGGCGCAAGGTTTCATACTGGCGTTTGGTAACCACCTCCGCGCCCTTGCCGATCAAGATCATGAAGAACGGAATCAATGGCGCGGTGATGAGGAAAACGAAGCCAGTGAGCAGGTCAATGGGAAAGACGAAAACGAGGATGGAGATAGGAACAAGTGCTGTAATAACTAATTGTGGAAGATACTGGCTGAAATACGCATCCAGCGCTTCGATGCCTTCGACAGCCGCAGTGGTCAGTTCGCCTGTGCGTTGTCCGCGGGCGTAGGCGGGACCGAGTTTGAGGATGTGGGCGAAGAGTCGTTCACGTAAATCTGTTTTGATGCGGACGGCGACGGCGTTGGCGGCGACTTCGTTGACCCAGGTGAGAAATGTCCGCCCGCTGATGGCGAGGAGGATGAAGAGAAGCGGAGTTGTAACCTGCTCGAGCGATAACTTCTGTAAAAAAACCCCGTCCACGACGGTTGCGAGATTCCAAGCCTGCCAGATGGTCAGGAATCCAGCCAGAAGTCCGGAGAGAATCGTTAAGGTCAGTGCGAGGCGGGAGTCGCGGGTGAGAGTCAAAAGTCTATGATGCATTTGTAAAGTGTCAAGTGTCAGGTGCGGGGTGTCCAGTTAAAAAGTTTGAAGGTTGAGCGAAGTATACCTCTCGTCAACCTTCAAACTGGTTGGTTCAAAGTTTGAGATTGCTTCGCGGCTGGGTTTCGATACGGACTTCGTCCTACCCAACCACCAGCCGCTCGCAATGACATTAATATACGAGGCTCTTCTTATCGGTGCTGATGCGCTTGCGGAACTGGTAGTACGACCAGCCTTGATAGACAAGCACGATGGGGACGAAAATGAGCGCGACGATGGACATGACCGTCAGTGTGTATTGCGAGGATGAGGCGTTGTAGATGGTCAGCGAGAAGGCAGGGTTGGTGCTGGAGATCATCACGCGCGGGAACATCAGGGTGAAGAACGCGACCTGTGTCAGCACGATGTGAAGCGCAACGGTAATGAACGCCCAGCCTTCCATCTTGCGGTTGATGAAGAAGATGGCAACCACGATTGCAACGACGGAGGCAATGGGAGTGAAGCCCGGGTCAATGCCAATCTTGGAGGTGATGTCAGTGGCGCTGTAAGTGAAGACTGCCAATAGGACGACCACCACAGCCGCAACCACATATAGTTTCTTCGAAAGTTCGCGGGCACGTTCGCGCAGGCCGCCTTCGAGCTTGAGGGTCAGGAAGGTCGCGCCATAGAGCAGGAAGACCGTGACCATGGTCAAACCGCCGAGCAAGCCATAGGGATTTAGGAGGGTGAACAGGTTGCCCGTGTACATCATATTCGCATCGATCGGCACGCCGCGAGCAAGATTTGCAAAAGCAGTGCCAAGCAGCAGCGCAGCGAGGAACGAGCCGACCGCGATCATCCAATCGAAGGTGTGACGCCATTTGGGGTTGGAGTCCTTCGAGCGGTATTCGAACGAGATACCGCGAATGATCAACCCGACCAGCAATAGGAAGAGCGCAAGATAGAAGCCGCTGAACATGGTGGCGTACCAGTGCGGGAATGCCGCGAATATGGCGCCGCCAGCCGTCAACAACCAGACTTCGTTGCCGTCCCAGGTTGGCCCGATCGTGTTGATAATGGCGCGGCGTTCCTCATCTTTCTTGCCAAGGAAGGGCAGCAACATGCCGACGCCGAAATCGAAACCTTCTAGGAAGAAGAACCCGATCCAAAGGACGGCGATCAAAATGAACCAGAGTGTTTGCAGGAATTCGTAAGACATGGCGTTTCTCCTAGTCGTCCGCGCCGACGGCGGTAGTGGCAACATCCACCGATTCGTGCATGGCGGCGTCGGGTCCGGCAATGGCATATTTTTTCATCAGGTAGTACATGGCGGCGGCAAGCACGCCGTACACAGCCGTATAGCCGATCAACGAGATCAGCAGGTCAACAGTAGTCAGGTTCGGCGAAACCGCATCCTGCACCTTGAGCAAGCCCTGCACGATCCACGGCTGGCGCCCCATTTCGGTCAGGATCCATCCGCTAGCGTTGGCGATATACGGCAGGACGATCACCCATGGCACCCACTTCATCCATTTCGCGTTCTCGTATTTTCCGCGCGTGGCAAGTAGGAACAGGAAGGCAAGCAGCATCATCGCTAAACCGATGGTCATCATGAAGCGGAAGGTCCAGTAGGTGACGACCATCAACGGGATGTAATCGCCGGGACCGTAGGTCGCCGCGTACTCATCCTGGATGTCATACACGCCTCGGACCTCACAATCGAAGTTGTTACACGCCAGGAAGCTTAAGACTCCGGGGATGCCGATCTGACTCGTGCGGAACGACCACACTTCACGTTTACCGCTCAAGTCGCCGATGGTAAGAATGGAGAAATCGGCGGGCGCGGAAGTTTCCCAGTGCGCTTCGATGGCGGAGAATTTCATCGGCTGGGTCTCGAACATGAACTGTCCATTGGTGTGACCGCCGAAGAAAACCAGCGTGCTGGCGATCAAACCGACGATGGTGGCGGTCAGGAAGGAGCGTTTGAACAGTTCCACGTTCTGCTTGCGGGCGATGTGATAGGCGCTGATGCCGATGACGAAGAAACTGGCGGTGGCAAGGCCCGCAGCGACGGTGTGCCAGAAGAACAGCCAGCCTTTGGGATTGGCGATGAGCGCGAAGAAATCCACCAGTTCGGCGCGCCCGTTGACTTCGTTGATGACGTAGCCGACCGGGTGCTGCATCCAGCCGTTGGCTAGCAAAATCCACAGCGCGGATAAATTCGATCCGATGACTACCAGCCAGATGGAGGCGAGGTGGGCCTTCTCGGGAATTTTCCCTTCGCCAAAAATCCACACGCCGAGGAAGGTTGATTCGAGGAAGAATGCCATCAGGGCTTCAATTGCAAGCGGCGCACCGAAGATGTCGCCAACGTAGCGGGAGTATTCCGACCAGTTCATACCGAACTGGAACTCCTGCACGATGCCGGTGACGACGCCGATGGCAAAGTTGATGAGGAAAAGCTTGCCCCAGAACTTTGCCGATTTGCGGTAGGTTTCATCCCTGGTCTGGTAGAAGCGCGTTTGGAAATATGCCACGTACCAGGAAAGCCCCAACGTGAGCGGGACGAAGAGGAAGTGATAGACGGTGGTAAGACCAAACTGCCACCTTGAGAGAGTGATGGGATCCATATATGTATTCTCCAAAAAATGTTATTGATTATGGTGGGGAATTTGAAGAGTTGGATTTGTGATGCTCATTCTCCTTTTATGTTGGGATGTTTACGGCGAGGGGAATGCCGTTTGTAACAGGATCAGGCGTCAGTTTGGGTGAGGCGATCAGTTGCCCCTCCTCCACCAGTTGTTGAAAGGTGATGCTGGACATTTCGTCGCGCAGGAGATTCTTCAGCCGAATCCACTGGCAGTGGACGGGACATTTGCGCTGGAACGGACACTCGTCGGGCTTGATGATGCAATCGGAGAGATAGAGTTCGCCTTCGAACTGCTCGACGACCTGCAGGAAGGTGATCTGGCTTGGATCATGCGCAAGGGAGATGCCGCCGTCGCGTCCCACCTGAGTTTCGATGAAGCCGCCAGCCGCCAATTCCGCAACGATGCGCTGGAGCAGCGCCGGGGGGATGAGCATTTCGCGCCCAATCTCGGAGGTGGGCAGGCGCGTGCCCTTGGGTTTTTTGGAAAGCGCCAGTATCACACGGACAGCGTAATCGGTTTGACGGTTAATTCTAAACATGGGGTTGTCCAATCAAGTGACGGGAAAATGTTGAGCACAGGAGTCAACGTTTACGGACATTGTAAGAATTTCCCCCGAATTTTTCATGTGACAAATGTCACATTCTTAAAGGATGATTGTATTTTATTTTTCGTTGAGGTGTTCGATATTTATTACAAGCTTTGGCCATTAATATTCGACAGTACAAATGACGTATATCCAAGGGATAAACAATTTGCGGGGCAAAACCACAACAAAATCGGAGCCAGGTGGCTCCGATTCATCCATCCTATTCAAGCCCATTCGCATGCTACTGAATCTCCCCCTCGCAATTTGTGAATGTGTCTGTTCCAGGACCGCCGATGCAGACATCGTTTCCGTCGCCGCCATTAATGATGTCATCTCCCCCACCCCCGAGGATGCAGTCGTTTCCGCCCAAGCCATTGATATCGTCCGCACCAGGACCACCGAGAATGAGGTCGTTGCCTTCGGTGCCGGTGATCGTCCCTGAGCCGGTGACGAGGGTCGTGACCGTGATGCCCGCGCAGGCGGACGGCTTGATGTGATTTATATTGTATGAAAGCGACTCGCTGTCAACGCGTGTGGCAGGGACAGTGTTGGTGGTGGCAACCGCCGTCATGGAGGTTATGATGATCAGCGCAGTCATCCCAAAGAACAGAATGCGGAACGGAAATATAAATCTTGTTCTCATAATTTTATGCTTCCCAACACAGTCGTTTCAATTTCGGGCAGTGTAAATTCAAGTTCACCATTGCTGATGACATACTCAACCGGCTCCCCGGAGGGACGACTTTCAAGTTCGCGTTTAATGACGGGCTGTGTATTCTCCGTTTGCGGCACATAGACATAAACCACCCTTTTTTCCTGCATGTCCGCATTTTCCGCCGTCTCGTTAAAAATGGATTCGGGAGCTAGAGCCGCCACAGATACCCTGCCGATCGTTTTACTGTCATACACAGGTTCGTAATCTGCCGGCTCGGTGTCATCAGGGACACCGAGCCGGCCGCTGGTGATCACGTACCGATATGTTGTGCCTTCACCCTGAACAAAATAATAGTTCAAAAAATTGCGGGTCATGTGCAGAATCATCGTACCCTGCCGCTCGGCGAGTCTGGCAAGGCCGTCCATCGATGCGACGTCAATGATCGAGGATGCTGGCGCGATGTTCTGCTCATAGACATCCACCAGTATGGCTCCATACTTCAAACGGATCAGCGCCTCCTGACTCTGGCTGGCAGTGCGATACATGTTCATGCCAGCAACGATCAAGCCCAGCAATGAAAGCCCAAAACCAACAAAGGAAATGAAACGGATCATCCACACAGGAAACAGAAATCCAAACAGTGAAATGGTGTTCGCCTTCTGGGTGGCGCTTCCCACCAATCCCTGCTTGGATGAATACAGCGGATCCGCCTGGGATGGATCTGATGCAAGGTAAAAGTGCACTTTGTTATATTTGAAGATAAGCACGGGCGAAAAAGAATCGCTGACCGGCTTCCCATCCACATTGGCTGTAAAAGCCGTATCTGTGATGATCTCCAACGTGTAGGAAGTTTGTTGTAGACCGGCCTGCTCTTCCACAAGGTTAACCAAGGATTCAACCTGGCACAGATCAAGGGTCGTCGTGGTGAAATACGAGTTGCCTGAAAATGCCGTATCCGGGATCAGGGGAATTGTACGGAACCATCCGCTTTGTTGGTCCATGATGCGAGCATACATTCTATGACTGCCCGATATTCCCTGCAAGCGCTCCGCACTGATGATGTTATGGGTGTAGCCGACATTTAGGAAACAAGCCAGCTTTGGGAAGACGGGCTCCCCCGCGCGCACCACCTCGGTATCGTACACACCGGGCGTTCCTGTCGCGGAATAAACAAACTGCCCTTCCTGTTCGTAGGGAATATTCTCTGCGGGCTGATTCAGGGGGCGGGTGAAGGAATAAATTCCCGATACAAGGAATAGCAGGACAAGAAAACCAAATCCATATAAGACAACTTCGGGGGAACGCCCGAAGCTGCCCAACGGCATGTTTTTTCCCTTTTTGCGACGAGACGGCGTTTTGAACATGTCAAACATCAAAACACCTCCCAGGACAGCAACGATGAGCGACATATGCAATGGCACACGCGTCCATTCGATTACCTTTCCCAATTTTGGAACATGCACCCATAATGTACCGACAATCTCATCCTGTTTTGGTTGATAGGAATCCAGCCATGGGTTATTGTCACCTTTAAGTACAAAGCGGTCAAGTTCCGTATCCGCAATACGATGAAAGACAAAGCTGCCCATGTTTGGGTCTTTATAAACGACCGCATCCCCCACCCGGTATGCTGGTTCCTCCCGAACAAGCACCAGATCGCCGAGAAAAAAGTCCGGCTCCATGCTATTGCCGTCCACAATGACATTGGTCACTGCACCGCCCAACTGGGTTGGTGCGAACGCAAGGAAGAAGATGAACGTAAATAATAAGGCTGATAAGTTAGTGATTGTGGAGAAACGGCTGCTGGTATCTTTCATTTCATTTCCAAGGACAGGTCTGCTCGCGGGTTGTCCCCCGTCAACCTTCAAAGCGGGATCGCCCATACAAGCAGACCTGTCACTTTACGTTATAAAGAAACCCGCAAACTATTCAGGTTAACTGAAGTTGCCTAACAGAAAGACCGGCGGCATGAAAGAAGCCAAGAAGTAAGTCTGGTCGACGACGCAAGCGAGCAAAACCACGATCAAGCATTGAGCGAATCTCCTCTTTAGAAGTTGGACGAGCATTTCTGAGATGTTGTTTAACATTTCCGTGACAATACTCTTCCGGATTGAGCTGTGGAGCGTAAGCAGGTAACTCTTCAATCATGATCTCAGGATGCTGGCAGAGATAAGCTTTGGTGAGCTTGCTAAGATGAATACGGGCTCGATCCCAGATCAAGATGATTTTTCCAGGTACCTGCCTACGGAGGTGTTCAAGTGCCTCAATCAAGTTATCGCTTTTTATCGAACCTTCAAAACATTTCTTGTAGATCTTGCCTGTAAGTGTCAGCGCTACGGCTGTCGATAGCGCTCGACGATCTTTGGTTACCCGTCGAAAAACGGGTCTCTTGCCAGTCCGAGCCCACGTCGTAGCCAATATTTCTTGAAAGGAGAACCCAAATTCATCCCAAAATACGATTTTTGCTTTGAGACGATGTGACTTTTTTTATCCTTGGCCAATCTCCTAGCAACCAAGCTTCCACTAACTCTTT of Anaerolineales bacterium contains these proteins:
- a CDS encoding Rrf2 family transcriptional regulator, whose translation is MFRINRQTDYAVRVILALSKKPKGTRLPTSEIGREMLIPPALLQRIVAELAAGGFIETQVGRDGGISLAHDPSQITFLQVVEQFEGELYLSDCIIKPDECPFQRKCPVHCQWIRLKNLLRDEMSSITFQQLVEEGQLIASPKLTPDPVTNGIPLAVNIPT
- a CDS encoding cytochrome ubiquinol oxidase subunit I, whose product is MDPITLSRWQFGLTTVYHFLFVPLTLGLSWYVAYFQTRFYQTRDETYRKSAKFWGKLFLINFAIGVVTGIVQEFQFGMNWSEYSRYVGDIFGAPLAIEALMAFFLESTFLGVWIFGEGKIPEKAHLASIWLVVIGSNLSALWILLANGWMQHPVGYVINEVNGRAELVDFFALIANPKGWLFFWHTVAAGLATASFFVIGISAYHIARKQNVELFKRSFLTATIVGLIASTLVFFGGHTNGQFMFETQPMKFSAIEAHWETSAPADFSILTIGDLSGKREVWSFRTSQIGIPGVLSFLACNNFDCEVRGVYDIQDEYAATYGPGDYIPLMVVTYWTFRFMMTIGLAMMLLAFLFLLATRGKYENAKWMKWVPWVIVLPYIANASGWILTEMGRQPWIVQGLLKVQDAVSPNLTTVDLLISLIGYTAVYGVLAAAMYYLMKKYAIAGPDAAMHESVDVATTAVGADD
- the cydB gene encoding cytochrome d ubiquinol oxidase subunit II; translated protein: MSYEFLQTLWFILIAVLWIGFFFLEGFDFGVGMLLPFLGKKDEERRAIINTIGPTWDGNEVWLLTAGGAIFAAFPHWYATMFSGFYLALFLLLVGLIIRGISFEYRSKDSNPKWRHTFDWMIAVGSFLAALLLGTAFANLARGVPIDANMMYTGNLFTLLNPYGLLGGLTMVTVFLLYGATFLTLKLEGGLRERARELSKKLYVVAAVVVVLLAVFTYSATDITSKIGIDPGFTPIASVVAIVVAIFFINRKMEGWAFITVALHIVLTQVAFFTLMFPRVMISSTNPAFSLTIYNASSSQYTLTVMSIVALIFVPIVLVYQGWSYYQFRKRISTDKKSLVY
- the rho gene encoding transcription termination factor Rho, with the protein product MKILELENEPLSKLRGMAKSLNIPNYNRMKKEALAMTIREAEAQKEGIELRGGILEIMSEGIGFLRATNYRISDQDVYVSQAQLRKYDLRAGDLVIGQVRPPRESERHFGLLKVESINGLEPEPGLRRVVFENLTPIFPEVRFDLETDHDTLAPRLINLIAPIGRGQRGLIVSPPKAGKTTILKQIANSISTKYPDVHLIIALIGERPEEVTDMDRSVDAEVVASTFDEPVTAHVRTAELALERAKRLVEIGRHVVILMDSITRLARAYNLVVNPSGRTLSGGMDPSALYPPKRFFGAARNVEDGGSLTIIATCLVDTGSRLDDVVYEEFKGTGNMELILSRKLQERRIFPAVDIERSSTRREDLLLGPDLLQRVWLMRRMFIQMISSPPQGAGMDNSVATEAIITRMERAKNNMEFLENLTKDA
- the cydD gene encoding thiol reductant ABC exporter subunit CydD — protein: MHHRLLTLTRDSRLALTLTILSGLLAGFLTIWQAWNLATVVDGVFLQKLSLEQVTTPLLFILLAISGRTFLTWVNEVAANAVAVRIKTDLRERLFAHILKLGPAYARGQRTGELTTAAVEGIEALDAYFSQYLPQLVITALVPISILVFVFPIDLLTGFVFLITAPLIPFFMILIGKGAEVVTKRQYETLRLLSAHFLDSLQGLTTLKLFGQSKGQAKNIAKISEQYRDRTLSVLRITFLSALALEMLATISTALVAVEIGFRLLYGFMDFRPALFLLVLAPEFYMPLRALGVRFHAGMNGTTAAKRIYEILDTPTPDMRYSNVDTRISNIESPNIELSNISFTYPNENTPALQNINLKIKQGQHIALVGKTGAGKSTLVQLLLAFIHPTEGSLLPSAFRLQNAIAWIPQKPHLFHTTLAENIRLGKADAMHEEVLQASKAARLHEFIESLPEKYETIVGENGARLSSGQAQRLALARAFLKDAPILILDEPTSALDPETESLLEESTRELMQGRTTITIAHRLNTIFQADTIIVLDEGKIIEQGTHRELITKNGMYAAMVQSQVTSHKSQVKTQPSETPDLRPSTFDQIVNRQSEIVNQKSILPRLLQFLRGNWHRVTLSVLMSSITIGASVALMGTSAWLISTAAIATSVADLGVSTVGTRFFGITRAVFRYLERLVSHDVTFRLLAKLRIWFYEKLEPLAPARLMNFRAGDLLARIIGDVETLENFYVRVVSPPLTAIVVGTFTAIFLASFYPLLAPVFLIFYLSLGLFLPILAQTTSRTSAEQTISLRADLQTCLVDGIQGMADLIAYGRADERLKQIASNGNDYGDAQRRMAHVTGIHSALGTLLTNLGIWAVLFLTIPQIINGNLPGPMLASLTLLTLASFEAVIPLPLAAQMWNSSREAAKRLFEVVDTEPEIKDDIRNSKLDNRLSNIEFSNLTFNYPTQTAPALHNLTFDLRPSTSVAIVGPSGAGKSTIANLLLRFWEYEVGDIRLGGESLKALNQDEVRARCGYVSQNTYFFNTSIYENLRFARKKVTREEVEVACKSAQIHNFIMGLPKGYDTMIGEQGLRLSGGERQRLAIARALIKDAPILILDEPTANLDPLTEKQVLDTLFDVMKHKTSLLITHRLIGLENVDDILVMNHGSIVERGTHIELKNRDGLYRRLSDLQNRILDNGI
- a CDS encoding transposase, with the protein product MATTWARTGKRPVFRRVTKDRRALSTAVALTLTGKIYKKCFEGSIKSDNLIEALEHLRRQVPGKIILIWDRARIHLSKLTKAYLCQHPEIMIEELPAYAPQLNPEEYCHGNVKQHLRNARPTSKEEIRSMLDRGFARLRRRPDLLLGFFHAAGLSVRQLQLT
- a CDS encoding signal peptidase I; the encoded protein is MKDTSSRFSTITNLSALLFTFIFFLAFAPTQLGGAVTNVIVDGNSMEPDFFLGDLVLVREEPAYRVGDAVVYKDPNMGSFVFHRIADTELDRFVLKGDNNPWLDSYQPKQDEIVGTLWVHVPKLGKVIEWTRVPLHMSLIVAVLGGVLMFDMFKTPSRRKKGKNMPLGSFGRSPEVVLYGFGFLVLLFLVSGIYSFTRPLNQPAENIPYEQEGQFVYSATGTPGVYDTEVVRAGEPVFPKLACFLNVGYTHNIISAERLQGISGSHRMYARIMDQQSGWFRTIPLIPDTAFSGNSYFTTTTLDLCQVESLVNLVEEQAGLQQTSYTLEIITDTAFTANVDGKPVSDSFSPVLIFKYNKVHFYLASDPSQADPLYSSKQGLVGSATQKANTISLFGFLFPVWMIRFISFVGFGLSLLGLIVAGMNMYRTASQSQEALIRLKYGAILVDVYEQNIAPASSIIDVASMDGLARLAERQGTMILHMTRNFLNYYFVQGEGTTYRYVITSGRLGVPDDTEPADYEPVYDSKTIGRVSVAALAPESIFNETAENADMQEKRVVYVYVPQTENTQPVIKRELESRPSGEPVEYVISNGELEFTLPEIETTVLGSIKL